From one Sulfurovum sp. UBA12169 genomic stretch:
- the gspG gene encoding type II secretion system protein GspG, with amino-acid sequence MKKTKYHFRKAFTLIELLIVIVILGGLAAVVAPGLMDAADEAKRDTVCLKMNDLKKRFDMFRLDNGVYPDTEEGFEALLSNPDTEKYPNYRTQPYLKELPKDAWKTPFIYINKRDDIEIISYGSDRKEGGDGGNKDILLSECNQ; translated from the coding sequence ATGAAAAAAACGAAATATCATTTCAGAAAAGCTTTTACGCTCATTGAGTTACTTATTGTTATCGTTATTTTGGGCGGGCTTGCCGCGGTGGTTGCACCCGGGCTGATGGATGCTGCAGATGAAGCTAAAAGAGATACCGTTTGCCTGAAAATGAATGACTTGAAAAAACGTTTTGACATGTTCAGGCTTGATAACGGTGTTTATCCCGACACCGAAGAGGGCTTTGAAGCACTCCTGAGCAATCCGGACACAGAAAAATATCCCAATTATCGCACACAACCCTACCTTAAAGAACTTCCAAAAGATGCATGGAAAACTCCTTTTATCTATATCAACAAAAGAGATGATATCGAAATCATCAGCTACGGTTCTGACCGAAAAGAGGGAGGAGACGGCGGCAATAAAGATATACTTCTTAGCGAGTGCAACCAATAG
- a CDS encoding prepilin-type cleavage/methylation domain-containing protein, with product MAKDIQYRQGFTLIELLVVILLVSLVYFFGLSGIEKISGKPQPLTPLNLKSTLLKNDTASKRMTFMCLNKCQTCYLKRQTDGSFEVYDNGIDLANTKAYTLNSGNDLAAVEYGRYQDDKICLLIDFYPNGSSTQLILQQQDKAYFLPAFFKEPTETKTIEEAKEIWLENSRLLSDNGDFY from the coding sequence ATGGCAAAAGATATACAATACCGTCAGGGCTTTACACTTATAGAACTTTTGGTGGTAATTTTGTTGGTTTCTTTGGTCTATTTTTTTGGATTAAGCGGTATAGAAAAAATAAGCGGTAAGCCCCAACCGCTTACTCCATTAAACCTCAAGTCAACACTCTTAAAAAACGATACTGCCTCAAAACGGATGACGTTCATGTGTCTTAACAAATGTCAAACATGCTATCTGAAGCGCCAAACGGACGGCTCTTTTGAGGTGTACGACAATGGTATAGACTTAGCAAACACCAAAGCATATACTCTCAACAGCGGCAATGATCTTGCTGCTGTTGAATATGGGCGCTACCAAGATGACAAAATATGTCTACTGATCGATTTTTATCCCAACGGAAGCAGCACGCAACTGATTTTGCAACAACAAGACAAGGCTTATTTTCTTCCTGCTTTTTTCAAAGAACCCACAGAAACCAAAACGATTGAAGAGGCCAAAGAGATTTGGCTTGAAAACAGCAGGCTTTTATCTGACAATGGGGATTTTTATTGA
- a CDS encoding secretion system protein F: protein MLFKYRGFDKTGKKAKGTITASSVEEAAQKLRNQNIYYESLTPAKEFSLEMFSKRQMSGEQLSTFSKELSSYLGSGMTILTAIKLMENQHEEEKRYLSFLNSIKTMIDEGKSLYHALNTQKVYTLPEFYLQSLNVAGQSGKMVEVLINMGNFFSAQNKVKKQVKGAMVYPSIIFTVAIAMTAFLITFVVPKITSIFEDTDQQLPPITQFVLHISDFLTAHYLALAIGIVFIVAIYKLAYAKSESFHKLIDTLWLKSPVISTLIQNHELGRFSYILSLMLDSGVAYAQAVKLAAATFGNYALKDLFEKAVIKVMEGNKLSNSLQAIKGTKPKRNFMQSLALGEESSEVANILSNISKLYTEENEDRLKILLALLEPAMMLFIGVVVGIIVSAMLLPIFTMTQGLSH from the coding sequence ATGCTCTTTAAATATAGAGGTTTTGATAAAACAGGCAAAAAAGCCAAAGGTACAATAACTGCAAGCAGTGTGGAAGAAGCTGCTCAAAAACTCCGCAATCAAAATATTTACTATGAATCATTGACGCCCGCAAAAGAATTTTCTCTAGAAATGTTTTCAAAGCGCCAAATGTCAGGAGAGCAGCTTAGCACTTTCTCCAAAGAGCTTTCCTCTTATCTCGGCTCAGGAATGACTATACTTACAGCCATTAAATTGATGGAAAATCAACACGAAGAGGAAAAAAGATATCTCTCGTTTCTAAACTCCATTAAAACAATGATAGATGAAGGTAAATCTCTCTATCATGCGCTCAATACACAAAAAGTCTATACGTTGCCTGAATTTTATCTGCAGAGTCTTAACGTTGCCGGACAAAGCGGAAAAATGGTCGAGGTGCTGATCAATATGGGAAATTTTTTCTCTGCCCAAAATAAAGTAAAGAAGCAGGTTAAAGGAGCAATGGTCTACCCCTCCATTATCTTTACTGTAGCAATTGCGATGACTGCCTTTTTGATCACATTTGTCGTACCTAAAATTACCAGTATTTTTGAAGATACCGATCAACAGCTGCCGCCTATTACGCAGTTTGTGCTTCATATCAGTGATTTTTTAACCGCACATTACCTTGCTTTAGCGATAGGAATTGTTTTCATTGTTGCGATCTATAAACTAGCTTATGCAAAAAGTGAAAGTTTTCATAAGCTTATCGATACCCTATGGCTTAAGTCGCCCGTCATAAGTACATTGATCCAAAATCATGAACTAGGAAGATTCTCCTACATCCTCTCGCTCATGCTGGATTCTGGAGTAGCCTATGCACAGGCGGTAAAGCTCGCGGCTGCTACTTTTGGGAATTATGCTCTAAAGGATCTTTTTGAAAAAGCTGTCATCAAGGTTATGGAAGGAAACAAACTTTCAAACTCTCTGCAGGCGATCAAGGGGACCAAACCAAAAAGAAACTTTATGCAATCCCTTGCTTTAGGCGAAGAGTCCAGTGAGGTAGCCAATATTTTAAGCAACATCTCCAAACTCTACACCGAAGAGAACGAAGACCGGCTTAAAATCTTGCTGGCGCTGCTTGAACCCGCAATGATGCTTTTCATCGGTGTCGTGGTAGGTATTATTGTCTCTGCAATGCTGCTTCCTATCTTTACCATGACTCAAGGGCTTTCACACTAA
- a CDS encoding RDD family protein, which yields MAKNRFRKIKQGNKSTQKIDTSPSRAYAKSATKIKAFLTDSFMLLMPIMYVVFYLIMDGREDFEAHRLAGWIYILAPLVIIQTLFMLKSAQTPGYRAYGLKIIDESTGEKPIAGIILFRNLCAVLSFLSFFGWIMMFFRKDHKTLHDLLSHTAVIDAE from the coding sequence ATGGCAAAAAATAGATTTAGAAAGATCAAGCAAGGAAACAAATCAACCCAAAAGATAGACACTTCTCCTTCACGCGCTTACGCCAAAAGCGCCACAAAGATAAAAGCATTTTTAACTGACAGTTTTATGCTTTTGATGCCCATTATGTACGTGGTCTTTTATTTGATCATGGACGGAAGAGAAGATTTTGAAGCGCACAGGCTTGCCGGATGGATTTACATTCTTGCCCCTCTGGTGATCATCCAGACTCTGTTTATGTTGAAATCGGCACAAACACCCGGATACCGTGCATACGGATTGAAAATTATTGATGAATCTACAGGAGAAAAGCCTATCGCAGGAATTATACTTTTTAGAAATTTGTGTGCTGTTTTATCTTTTTTATCTTTTTTCGGCTGGATCATGATGTTCTTCAGAAAAGACCACAAAACATTACATGATCTTTTAAGTCACACTGCTGTTATTGATGCCGAATGA
- a CDS encoding MFS transporter: MKLQTTLFSPLLGGYYFFYFALVGVYVVFMPKVLLSLGYNAFEVGVIYAAAPFMRFLLPFVFRHYLTLTSRVYFFSLLVTFTGTLLFLITIQNFWIYLCANLLFGAAMGISLPYVETIALATLPKNHYGKIRLWGSLGFMGITLWLGRKLSIPFDALYYLGATALLTFLFGALLVQYDTIPHGGSKEDASFSLLKYWAFWTSVFLMQVGFGGFYNFFTIYETAHGISLEMTSWMWSFGVICEIIMLYFQGPLLQRNLLHILQFATLVTALRWLMLYFFADSVILTFASQSLHAVSFALYHTAAITYVFSLYTQKKLAQQFFLGIAFGLGGSVGAILSGKMYGEYLFLIESLITFIAFLVLLVHQKRRVYIR, from the coding sequence ATGAAACTGCAAACCACACTCTTTTCTCCGCTTTTGGGCGGCTATTATTTTTTTTATTTTGCCCTAGTCGGTGTCTATGTCGTCTTTATGCCAAAGGTATTGCTCTCTTTGGGGTACAATGCTTTTGAGGTAGGCGTAATTTACGCTGCTGCGCCTTTTATGCGTTTTTTACTCCCCTTTGTTTTTCGCCACTATCTCACTCTTACTTCCAGAGTCTATTTTTTCTCCCTTTTAGTTACTTTTACCGGAACATTACTCTTTTTGATCACCATACAGAATTTCTGGATCTATCTTTGTGCCAATCTGCTTTTTGGCGCAGCAATGGGGATTTCCCTTCCCTATGTAGAAACCATCGCTCTTGCCACCTTGCCAAAAAATCATTACGGAAAAATACGTCTCTGGGGCTCTTTGGGTTTTATGGGTATAACTTTATGGCTGGGACGCAAATTAAGCATACCGTTTGACGCGCTCTACTATCTGGGCGCCACGGCATTGCTTACCTTTTTATTTGGTGCTCTCTTGGTGCAATACGATACAATCCCCCACGGGGGATCCAAAGAGGATGCCAGTTTTTCTCTTTTGAAGTATTGGGCTTTCTGGACTTCTGTCTTTTTAATGCAGGTAGGGTTTGGAGGGTTTTATAACTTTTTTACCATCTATGAAACCGCTCACGGTATTTCGCTTGAAATGACAAGCTGGATGTGGAGCTTTGGTGTAATCTGTGAAATTATTATGCTCTACTTTCAGGGCCCGCTTCTTCAAAGAAATTTACTTCATATTTTACAATTTGCAACCCTCGTAACTGCTCTAAGATGGCTGATGCTTTATTTTTTTGCAGATTCAGTGATTCTTACATTTGCTTCACAATCCCTGCATGCAGTAAGCTTCGCACTCTATCATACCGCAGCCATTACCTATGTCTTTTCACTTTATACACAAAAAAAGCTTGCGCAACAGTTTTTTTTAGGTATCGCTTTTGGCCTCGGCGGTTCTGTGGGCGCCATTCTTTCTGGGAAAATGTACGGGGAGTACCTTTTCCTCATAGAGTCCTTAATTACTTTTATTGCATTTTTGGTATTATTGGTACATCAAAAGCGTAGAGTATATATCAGATGA
- a CDS encoding molybdenum cofactor guanylyltransferase — protein sequence MNKKQSVAVVFAGGKSSRMGTDKALLPFGKYPTLSEFQYFKLSALFHKVYLSTKEKKFDFTDALIFDCQRESSPLVGIVSVFEALNADEVFILSVDMPFVDKEIIRILQENNSQKWDAIVAKSPKGIQPLCGFYKKSILSLARNRLATGDHRLQSLLEEAQTHYVAFDSDIPFANLNTPDDYQNALEII from the coding sequence ATGAATAAAAAACAAAGTGTTGCTGTTGTATTTGCCGGAGGCAAAAGTTCACGGATGGGGACAGACAAGGCCCTGCTTCCCTTTGGCAAGTATCCCACACTCAGCGAGTTTCAATATTTTAAACTTTCTGCATTGTTTCACAAAGTATATCTCTCAACCAAAGAAAAAAAATTTGATTTCACGGATGCACTTATTTTTGATTGCCAGAGAGAGTCCTCCCCTCTTGTGGGGATTGTTTCTGTTTTTGAAGCCCTGAATGCAGATGAAGTGTTTATATTGAGCGTAGATATGCCGTTTGTCGATAAAGAGATTATCCGAATACTGCAAGAAAATAATTCACAAAAATGGGACGCGATTGTAGCAAAAAGTCCCAAGGGCATACAGCCCCTGTGCGGTTTTTATAAAAAAAGTATCCTTTCTTTGGCCCGTAACCGTCTGGCTACAGGCGACCACCGCTTACAAAGTCTGCTCGAGGAGGCCCAAACACATTATGTGGCTTTTGATTCGGACATACCCTTTGCCAATCTCAACACTCCCGATGACTACCAGAATGCGCTGGAGATTATTTAA
- a CDS encoding LysR family transcriptional regulator, translating to MKLTLRQMEIFLNVVTSGHLTNVAKEMKLSQSAVSMSIKELENILGKPVFDRINKKLVLNEVGRAFYKEIDPIFKKLADIEYEFKNSENKGMIRVGASTTIVDYLMPTIICSYMSSYPDVKITLKEGNTKEIAQMIQEGAIDIGFVEGLVLGPDIIKEKIGVDELLVISSSPKFNKSCYIDELAKEKWILREEGSGTREVFLNYIKDKVDKLNIFLELGHTESIKSILTNRECLTCISKISVENELKEGKLYRVDVKNFYCKRDFLMIYHKDKYHSTLFEKFVYFSKKLMIQMLESDQNTRFKHIK from the coding sequence ATGAAATTAACTTTAAGACAAATGGAAATTTTTCTCAATGTGGTAACTTCTGGACATTTAACCAATGTTGCCAAAGAGATGAAGTTGAGTCAATCGGCTGTATCAATGTCCATCAAAGAGCTTGAAAATATTTTGGGGAAACCTGTATTTGACCGCATCAACAAAAAGCTCGTACTCAATGAGGTGGGACGTGCTTTTTATAAGGAGATCGACCCAATTTTTAAAAAGCTTGCTGATATCGAATATGAATTTAAAAATTCAGAAAATAAAGGGATGATTCGCGTGGGCGCGAGTACGACCATTGTCGATTATTTGATGCCTACCATAATTTGCAGCTATATGAGTTCATATCCCGATGTAAAAATCACCCTTAAAGAGGGAAATACAAAAGAAATTGCACAGATGATCCAGGAAGGAGCTATCGATATCGGTTTTGTGGAAGGATTGGTTTTGGGGCCCGATATCATCAAGGAGAAGATAGGCGTAGATGAACTTCTGGTAATCAGTTCAAGCCCAAAATTCAATAAGAGTTGCTATATAGATGAGTTGGCGAAAGAGAAATGGATTCTTAGAGAAGAGGGTTCGGGAACAAGAGAGGTCTTTTTAAACTATATCAAGGATAAAGTAGACAAGTTAAATATCTTTTTGGAACTTGGACATACAGAATCTATCAAAAGCATTTTGACCAATCGCGAATGTTTGACATGTATCTCTAAAATTTCTGTAGAAAATGAGCTCAAAGAAGGTAAGCTTTATCGTGTTGATGTGAAAAATTTTTATTGTAAAAGAGATTTTTTGATGATATACCATAAAGATAAATACCACAGCACGCTTTTCGAAAAATTTGTCTATTTTTCCAAGAAATTGATGATTCAGATGCTAGAATCTGATCAGAATACGAGATTTAAGCATATTAAATAA
- a CDS encoding YeiH family putative sulfate export transporter, with product MPFSPQKRSGTLNGILFVAIFSAAATYIADMGVIKALGLSPLVIGIVMGIFYANTLHNKFPAAWESGITFSAKKILRFAIVFYGFRITFQEIGAVGMEGFLVSLIMLSTTFILGTWLGQKIFGMDRDTSILNASGASVCGAAAVLATEPVLKSEEHKAAIAVSMVVLFGTISMFLYPVLYTMFIENASGFLHMNPKEFGIYTGGTIHEVAQVVAVPFSIPGAPQEMADDAIIVKMTRVIMIAPMLIILGIYLSFSARKKGAKTGGAVKLVIPWFAVYFIGVAGFNSLHLISENIVEIINEIDTFLLTMAMTALGMGTRFSKFKGLGLAPVYTSAIMFLWLVAGGFVVTKVVCATL from the coding sequence ATGCCTTTTTCTCCCCAAAAACGTTCAGGTACCCTTAATGGCATCTTATTTGTAGCCATATTTTCTGCTGCCGCAACTTACATCGCCGATATGGGGGTTATCAAAGCCCTAGGCCTTTCTCCTTTGGTTATCGGTATTGTCATGGGTATATTTTATGCCAACACCCTGCACAACAAATTTCCTGCTGCGTGGGAAAGCGGCATCACCTTTTCAGCAAAGAAAATTTTGCGTTTTGCTATCGTATTTTATGGGTTTAGGATTACATTTCAAGAGATTGGTGCAGTGGGAATGGAAGGTTTTCTGGTTTCACTTATTATGCTTTCTACTACCTTTATACTCGGCACATGGCTGGGCCAAAAGATTTTTGGCATGGACAGGGATACCTCCATACTAAATGCCTCCGGTGCTTCTGTTTGCGGGGCAGCAGCCGTACTTGCCACGGAGCCGGTACTCAAATCAGAAGAACACAAGGCAGCGATCGCAGTTTCCATGGTTGTTCTTTTTGGGACCATATCTATGTTTCTTTATCCTGTACTTTACACAATGTTCATAGAAAATGCTTCGGGTTTTTTGCATATGAATCCAAAAGAATTTGGTATCTATACAGGCGGAACGATTCATGAGGTTGCACAGGTAGTTGCTGTGCCATTTTCTATCCCCGGAGCACCCCAGGAGATGGCGGACGATGCCATAATAGTCAAAATGACACGAGTCATCATGATCGCGCCCATGTTGATCATTTTGGGTATCTACCTAAGCTTCTCAGCCAGAAAGAAAGGTGCCAAGACAGGAGGCGCTGTTAAGCTTGTTATTCCTTGGTTTGCAGTTTACTTTATCGGTGTTGCCGGGTTTAACTCGCTTCACCTTATTTCCGAAAACATTGTAGAGATTATCAACGAGATCGACACCTTCTTGCTAACTATGGCAATGACTGCGCTGGGGATGGGAACACGCTTTTCAAAGTTCAAAGGATTGGGACTGGCTCCCGTTTATACTTCAGCCATCATGTTTCTATGGCTTGTGGCGGGGGGATTTGTTGTGACTAAAGTCGTTTGTGCTACGCTATAG
- a CDS encoding Fis family transcriptional regulator, which yields MNAKTDSGNFPQENKNKEKQSVIVNRLTCATLEGVNAKTIEVEATFTKGLPGFTVVGLASNDIQEAKERVKSALLTNGFVFPPLKITVNLSPSDLKKSGTHFDLSLALLIALHKHTIDEEGLFVFGELGLDGKVKSSSMLFPLVLSLKEQGIIKRAVVPKEAICYLSHISGVDFIAIETLNEAIEILKNKTFEANIKAFSYDANQVEFGERIYYFEQKYEADFADVKGQNIAKRASLIAAAGMHNFLMEGSPGCGKSMIAKRIKNILPPLFEEEMLSIAKHQFLDGIVPSFSALRPMRAPHHTATPASIFGGGSLQAKIGEVALAHKGILFFDELPHFSKNVLEALREPLQDKKVHIARVNAKIEYEADIMFVAAMNPCPCGNLLSKSKVCRCSEVEIKRYQNRLSDPFLDRIDLFVVMQEVGGEDKSDINSQQMHEQVFDAFKMQKQRGQERLNGKLSEEEIEQYCLLANDAAAVLEGAIGKFDLSHRSIASIRKIARTIADLGKHEIIEKSDILEALSYRRRK from the coding sequence ATGAATGCAAAAACAGATAGTGGTAATTTTCCACAGGAAAACAAAAATAAAGAAAAACAATCCGTAATTGTCAATCGCCTTACTTGTGCTACCCTTGAGGGTGTTAATGCAAAAACTATAGAAGTGGAGGCAACGTTTACTAAGGGTTTGCCCGGGTTTACGGTTGTTGGGCTGGCGAGCAATGATATTCAAGAGGCAAAGGAGCGTGTGAAATCGGCATTGCTGACCAATGGATTTGTTTTTCCACCGCTTAAGATCACCGTCAATTTAAGTCCTTCGGATTTGAAAAAATCAGGAACCCATTTTGATCTTTCCTTGGCTCTTTTGATCGCCCTGCATAAGCATACAATTGACGAAGAGGGTCTTTTTGTTTTTGGCGAACTGGGGCTTGACGGTAAAGTGAAGTCAAGTTCTATGCTGTTTCCTTTGGTCTTGTCGCTCAAGGAACAGGGGATTATCAAGCGGGCAGTCGTACCAAAAGAAGCAATTTGTTATCTCAGCCATATTTCCGGGGTTGATTTTATTGCTATTGAAACACTTAATGAAGCCATAGAGATTTTAAAAAATAAAACTTTTGAGGCAAATATAAAGGCGTTTTCTTATGATGCAAATCAGGTTGAGTTTGGAGAGAGGATTTATTATTTTGAGCAGAAATATGAGGCCGATTTTGCAGATGTAAAAGGTCAGAATATCGCAAAGAGAGCTTCCCTTATTGCGGCAGCCGGAATGCATAATTTTTTAATGGAAGGAAGCCCGGGGTGCGGAAAAAGCATGATCGCCAAGCGTATCAAAAATATTTTGCCCCCTTTGTTTGAAGAGGAGATGCTCTCCATAGCCAAACATCAGTTTTTAGACGGGATTGTACCAAGCTTTTCTGCCTTGCGGCCTATGCGCGCCCCGCATCACACAGCCACTCCTGCTTCTATCTTCGGAGGAGGATCTTTGCAGGCGAAGATAGGAGAGGTGGCGCTTGCCCACAAGGGGATACTTTTTTTTGATGAACTTCCGCATTTTTCCAAGAATGTACTTGAGGCGCTAAGGGAGCCGTTGCAAGACAAAAAAGTGCATATTGCCAGAGTCAATGCAAAGATAGAATATGAAGCAGACATTATGTTCGTTGCGGCAATGAATCCGTGTCCGTGCGGGAACTTGCTTTCAAAGAGCAAAGTATGCCGTTGCAGTGAAGTAGAGATTAAACGGTATCAAAACAGACTCTCTGATCCATTTTTGGACCGTATTGATCTTTTCGTTGTGATGCAGGAAGTAGGAGGAGAAGACAAAAGCGATATAAATTCGCAGCAGATGCATGAGCAGGTGTTCGACGCGTTTAAAATGCAAAAGCAAAGAGGGCAGGAGCGTCTTAACGGCAAGTTGAGCGAAGAAGAGATAGAGCAGTATTGTCTGCTTGCCAATGATGCTGCGGCAGTACTTGAGGGTGCTATCGGTAAGTTTGATCTGTCACACAGAAGCATCGCAAGCATAAGGAAGATAGCACGAACGATTGCTGATCTCGGAAAGCACGAGATAATCGAAAAATCAGATATTTTGGAAGCCTTAAGCTATCGCAGGAGGAAGTAA
- a CDS encoding NADP-specific glutamate dehydrogenase, with amino-acid sequence MNYIDKAMKRATETNCKEGANFFQALKEVLVSIEPLIQNHPEYEYYNIIERIISPNREIHFKVEWLDDKNNIRVNNGYRIQFNNALGPYKGGVRFHPSVNTDILKFLAFEQIFKNALTGLHIGGAKGGADFDPKGKSDNEIMKFCQSFMSAFYNSIGSDIDILGGDIGVGEREVGYLFGQYKLLTNSYDSIITSKPLSLGGSLGRTEATGYGLIYFTETLLQDQNDTLKGKICAVSGSGNVAVHAIEKLYDLGAIPVTCSDSRGAIHDSNGIDLALLKKIKFERRASLEYYALERKSAVYVKNDAFNNGSNYVWQIPCFAAFPCATQNELDSIAAQALISNNVKIIAEGANMPTVPEAIDLFVANGVLFAPAKAANAGGVAVSVLEMGQNNSLNYFSFEEVDQKLQNIMSNIYLHMKKTCEEYDLGTDFIAAANILGFKRVANAMIAQGVL; translated from the coding sequence ATGAATTATATTGATAAAGCAATGAAACGCGCGACAGAAACCAACTGCAAAGAAGGTGCAAATTTTTTTCAGGCGCTTAAAGAAGTCCTGGTCTCCATAGAGCCCCTGATCCAAAATCATCCCGAATATGAATATTACAATATCATAGAGCGCATCATATCACCCAACAGAGAGATTCATTTTAAAGTTGAATGGCTGGATGATAAAAACAATATTCGTGTCAATAATGGCTACAGAATACAATTTAATAATGCTCTGGGGCCCTATAAAGGAGGCGTACGTTTTCATCCCAGTGTCAATACAGATATTTTAAAATTTCTAGCCTTTGAACAAATCTTTAAAAACGCGCTTACAGGATTGCATATAGGCGGGGCAAAGGGCGGAGCTGATTTTGACCCCAAAGGAAAAAGCGATAATGAAATCATGAAATTTTGCCAGTCATTTATGTCTGCATTTTACAACAGCATAGGCTCGGATATCGATATATTGGGCGGAGATATCGGAGTGGGGGAGCGAGAGGTAGGCTATCTGTTTGGGCAGTACAAACTGTTGACCAATTCTTACGACAGCATCATTACCAGCAAGCCTCTCTCGCTGGGAGGAAGCCTTGGCCGCACGGAAGCAACCGGATATGGGCTCATCTATTTTACCGAAACGCTTTTGCAAGATCAAAACGATACACTCAAAGGCAAGATTTGTGCTGTGAGCGGAAGCGGAAATGTTGCCGTTCATGCGATTGAAAAGCTTTATGATTTGGGAGCTATCCCTGTTACCTGCTCAGATTCAAGAGGTGCGATACACGACAGCAACGGTATCGATCTGGCCCTTCTTAAAAAAATCAAATTTGAACGCAGAGCTTCTTTGGAGTATTATGCTTTGGAGAGAAAAAGTGCCGTCTATGTAAAAAATGATGCCTTCAATAACGGATCAAACTACGTATGGCAAATTCCCTGCTTCGCCGCTTTTCCGTGCGCTACACAAAATGAACTTGACAGTATCGCCGCACAAGCGCTCATCAGCAATAACGTCAAGATCATAGCAGAAGGCGCCAACATGCCTACCGTGCCGGAAGCCATAGATCTGTTTGTAGCAAACGGGGTGCTCTTTGCCCCTGCCAAGGCAGCCAATGCGGGAGGAGTTGCGGTTAGCGTGCTTGAAATGGGTCAAAATAACTCTCTTAATTATTTCTCTTTCGAAGAGGTTGACCAAAAGCTGCAAAATATCATGTCCAATATCTATCTTCACATGAAAAAAACGTGCGAAGAGTACGATTTGGGTACAGATTTTATCGCAGCGGCAAATATCTTAGGCTTCAAACGTGTAGCCAATGCCATGATCGCCCAAGGGGTTTTATAA
- a CDS encoding peptide deformylase, producing the protein MVREIVVYPDKRLKLISRKVEVFDQKIHTLLDDMYDTMIAKNGVGLAAIQIGIDLRAVIINIPLEEIDNEHSQPKENTLEMINPVIIQMDGATHFQEGCLSVPGVYEDVDRAKHVKVEYQDRAGNTHIIEDDDFLAIAMQHEIDHLEGRVFIEKLSYIKRKKFEKEWKKRQKTL; encoded by the coding sequence ATGGTAAGAGAAATAGTTGTCTATCCTGATAAGAGACTCAAGTTAATTTCTAGAAAAGTGGAGGTTTTTGATCAAAAGATCCACACCCTCTTGGATGACATGTATGACACAATGATCGCCAAAAACGGTGTCGGGCTTGCCGCCATCCAAATCGGAATTGACTTGCGCGCAGTAATCATCAATATACCGCTAGAGGAAATAGACAACGAGCACAGCCAACCCAAAGAAAATACATTAGAAATGATCAATCCCGTCATTATTCAAATGGACGGCGCTACTCATTTTCAAGAGGGATGCCTTAGTGTGCCGGGTGTCTATGAAGATGTTGATCGCGCAAAACATGTTAAAGTAGAATATCAAGACAGAGCAGGCAATACCCATATTATAGAAGACGATGATTTTCTTGCTATTGCAATGCAACACGAAATAGACCATCTTGAAGGAAGAGTTTTCATAGAAAAACTTTCTTATATTAAACGTAAAAAATTTGAAAAAGAGTGGAAAAAACGACAAAAAACTTTATAA
- the clpP gene encoding ATP-dependent Clp endopeptidase, proteolytic subunit ClpP, giving the protein MSYIPYVIEQTGRGERSYDIYSRLLKDRIIMLSGEVNDQVASSIVAQFLFLEAQDPDKDIYFYINSPGGVITSGLSMYDTMNYIKPDIVTICIGQAASMGAFLLSSGTKGKRYALPHARIMIHQPSGGAQGQSTDIQIQAQEIQRLKDTLNEILAAQTGKTAKRVEKDTERDYFMSAKEAMEYGLIDKVLTKSFG; this is encoded by the coding sequence ATGAGTTATATTCCATACGTAATAGAACAAACAGGCAGAGGTGAAAGAAGTTATGATATTTATTCGCGTCTTTTAAAAGACAGGATCATTATGTTGAGCGGAGAGGTTAATGACCAGGTGGCATCTTCGATTGTAGCACAGTTTCTTTTTCTTGAGGCGCAGGATCCCGATAAAGATATCTATTTTTATATCAATTCTCCGGGCGGCGTGATCACTTCCGGGCTTTCTATGTACGATACGATGAACTATATCAAACCGGATATTGTCACGATTTGTATCGGTCAGGCAGCATCTATGGGGGCATTTCTGCTTTCAAGCGGAACAAAAGGGAAGCGTTATGCATTGCCTCATGCGCGCATTATGATACATCAGCCTTCAGGCGGAGCACAGGGGCAATCGACCGATATCCAGATTCAGGCTCAAGAGATACAAAGACTTAAAGATACGCTCAATGAGATATTGGCAGCCCAAACAGGAAAAACAGCCAAAAGGGTAGAAAAGGATACAGAAAGAGACTATTTTATGTCAGCCAAGGAGGCGATGGAATACGGATTGATAGATAAAGTGCTTACAAAAAGTTTTGGTTAG